The following are encoded in a window of Mycobacteroides chelonae CCUG 47445 genomic DNA:
- a CDS encoding TetR/AcrR family transcriptional regulator produces MTTDELPVGRGRRRSSDIDTKALAAARELLVEQGWDATTMVAIAERAGVGKPALYRRWPSRAHLVFEAVFGWTAPTREMSAAAGVGDWVRQSCSYTAELFERPDVIAAAPALLGQMRTDPELGQALWASFGETGAELLSQVMRAQRPDVGQQEAHDRANATMLMIIGANVLARQLLPDDQAEAVIKYLPELLAGSGEGTAATASPG; encoded by the coding sequence ATGACTACTGACGAGTTACCCGTAGGCAGGGGGCGCCGCCGCAGTTCCGATATCGACACCAAGGCGCTTGCTGCCGCGCGTGAGCTCCTGGTGGAGCAGGGGTGGGATGCCACCACCATGGTTGCGATCGCCGAGCGGGCCGGCGTGGGAAAGCCCGCGCTGTACCGGCGGTGGCCCTCCCGTGCGCACCTGGTCTTCGAGGCGGTGTTCGGTTGGACCGCACCCACCCGGGAGATGAGCGCCGCGGCAGGAGTGGGCGACTGGGTACGCCAATCCTGCTCGTACACAGCGGAACTCTTTGAACGACCAGATGTCATCGCGGCCGCCCCCGCCCTTCTTGGCCAGATGCGTACCGACCCCGAGCTAGGGCAGGCGCTGTGGGCAAGCTTCGGCGAGACGGGTGCCGAATTGCTGTCGCAGGTGATGCGCGCACAGCGTCCGGACGTTGGTCAGCAGGAGGCCCACGATCGGGCCAACGCCACCATGTTGATGATCATCGGAGCGAATGTCCTCGCGCGCCAGCTGCTACCCGACGACCAGGCGGAGGCGGTTATCAAATATTTGCCAGAGCTCCTGGCGGGCTCGGGCGAAGGTACCGCGGCGACGGCGTCCCCAGGTTAG
- a CDS encoding class I SAM-dependent methyltransferase has product MNTETAQRVSLWALGNYAAVASEVIAPLGPVLVEESGVVPGVRVLDVAAGSGNAAVPAAGAGAKVVASDLTPELLEVGRAVAASAGAEIDWQVADAQALPFGDDEFDVVMSCVGVMFAPRHQDSADELIRVCRPGGTIGLINWTPQGFVGQMFATMKPFAAPAAPGAQPPPLWGDPAHVRALLADRVTEVTVEPRTLVVDRFATAEEFRDFFKACYGPTITVYAGIAGDADKTAELDDALVELARRHDRGDGRLSMDWEYLLYVAHTRK; this is encoded by the coding sequence ATGAACACAGAAACAGCCCAAAGAGTTTCGCTGTGGGCCTTGGGTAACTACGCGGCGGTGGCCTCTGAGGTGATCGCACCGCTGGGCCCGGTCCTCGTCGAGGAGTCCGGCGTCGTCCCCGGCGTTCGGGTGTTGGATGTCGCGGCCGGATCCGGGAATGCGGCAGTTCCCGCCGCTGGTGCGGGTGCGAAGGTGGTGGCCTCCGACCTGACGCCCGAGCTGCTGGAGGTGGGGCGGGCCGTGGCGGCCAGCGCGGGTGCCGAAATCGATTGGCAGGTCGCGGACGCGCAGGCGCTCCCGTTTGGCGACGATGAGTTCGACGTCGTGATGTCCTGCGTCGGGGTGATGTTCGCTCCGCGGCATCAGGACAGCGCCGATGAACTGATCCGCGTCTGCCGGCCGGGCGGAACCATCGGTCTGATCAACTGGACACCGCAGGGGTTCGTCGGCCAGATGTTCGCGACCATGAAACCGTTCGCCGCTCCTGCGGCGCCCGGTGCGCAACCGCCGCCCTTGTGGGGAGACCCGGCTCATGTGCGCGCACTGCTGGCGGACAGAGTCACCGAGGTCACCGTGGAGCCACGGACGTTGGTGGTGGACCGATTCGCCACCGCCGAGGAGTTCCGCGACTTCTTCAAGGCCTGTTACGGGCCGACGATCACCGTCTACGCCGGTATCGCCGGTGACGCGGATAAGACCGCCGAGCTTGACGATGCGCTTGTCGAACTGGCGCGACGGCACGATCGTGGCGACGGTCGACTGTCGATGGACTGGGAGTACCTGCTGTACGTCGCGCACACGAGGAAGTGA
- a CDS encoding SDR family oxidoreductase: MTGLLSGKTVVISGVGTGLGREVALKAHQDGAKVVLGARTRENLEKLSAELDDSGGTAAWAVTDITDASACQGLIDTAVERFGTVDALVNVAAKEDVFGGIEGADLSQWQAMLSTNVVGTLQLVQVAVPQLKKNGGSVVFIGSQSAFHPQLPQSAYATSKGALQNAMYQLAKELGPHKIRLNMVVPTWMYGPPIQLYIGLVAQQRGITQEEVLAELTAKFPLGEMPADEDVADAVVFFASDRARMVTGQTLFVNAGEFFA; the protein is encoded by the coding sequence ATGACAGGACTTCTTTCCGGAAAAACGGTGGTGATATCCGGTGTAGGCACCGGATTGGGCCGGGAGGTCGCGCTCAAGGCGCACCAGGACGGCGCGAAGGTGGTGCTCGGCGCGCGGACCCGGGAAAACCTCGAAAAGCTCTCCGCCGAACTCGACGATTCGGGCGGCACCGCTGCCTGGGCGGTCACCGACATCACCGATGCCTCGGCGTGCCAGGGCCTTATCGACACCGCCGTCGAGCGGTTCGGCACGGTGGACGCACTGGTCAATGTCGCCGCAAAAGAGGACGTGTTCGGCGGTATCGAGGGCGCGGATCTGTCCCAGTGGCAGGCGATGCTCAGCACGAATGTGGTGGGCACGCTTCAACTCGTTCAGGTGGCCGTGCCGCAGCTGAAGAAGAACGGTGGATCGGTGGTCTTCATCGGATCGCAGTCGGCGTTCCATCCTCAGCTACCCCAGTCCGCATATGCGACATCCAAGGGGGCGTTGCAGAACGCCATGTATCAGCTCGCGAAGGAGCTGGGGCCACACAAGATTCGTCTCAACATGGTGGTGCCGACGTGGATGTATGGCCCGCCGATTCAGCTGTACATCGGTCTGGTCGCCCAACAGCGCGGCATCACGCAAGAGGAAGTACTCGCCGAACTGACGGCCAAATTCCCGTTGGGCGAGATGCCCGCCGATGAAGACGTCGCCGATGCGGTGGTGTTCTTCGCATCCGACCGGGCCCGCATGGTGACCGGGCAGACCTTGTTCGTCAACGCAGGAGAGTTTTTCGCATGA
- a CDS encoding ABC transporter permease, translating to MNFLSDALGYIFTASHWTGHSGLGVRIGEHLQYTVIAVLAAVIIAVPIGLIIGHTGRGTFLVVSAVNALRALPTLGVLLLGVLLWGLGLVPPTVALLLLGVPPLLAGTYSGIANVDRTVVQAARAMGMTERQVLFGVELPNALPLILSGLRTATLQIVATATVAAYASLGGLGRYLIDGIKVRQFHLALVGALLVTALALLLDAFLALAVWLSAPGTGRLRWAPRDLGGDSGAGDSGVEGRVEPRRQAATQP from the coding sequence ATGAACTTTCTCTCCGATGCGCTCGGCTACATATTCACCGCATCCCATTGGACGGGCCACAGTGGGCTGGGCGTGCGGATCGGTGAGCACCTGCAGTACACCGTGATCGCGGTGCTGGCCGCGGTCATCATCGCGGTGCCGATAGGTCTGATCATCGGGCACACGGGCCGCGGCACCTTTCTGGTGGTCAGCGCGGTGAATGCGCTGCGCGCGCTGCCGACACTGGGCGTGCTGCTGCTGGGTGTGTTGCTGTGGGGCCTGGGTTTGGTGCCGCCCACCGTCGCGCTGCTCCTGCTCGGGGTGCCGCCGCTGCTGGCAGGAACCTATTCCGGCATCGCGAACGTGGACCGCACGGTGGTGCAGGCCGCGCGGGCCATGGGGATGACGGAACGTCAGGTGCTCTTCGGTGTCGAGCTACCCAATGCGCTACCGCTCATTCTGTCGGGCTTGCGGACGGCGACCCTGCAGATCGTCGCGACGGCAACCGTCGCGGCCTATGCCAGCCTCGGCGGGCTGGGCCGGTACCTCATCGACGGCATCAAGGTGCGGCAGTTCCACTTGGCATTGGTCGGCGCCCTTTTGGTGACCGCGCTGGCGCTGCTGCTGGATGCGTTCCTTGCCTTGGCGGTGTGGCTGTCCGCTCCCGGTACGGGGCGGCTGCGCTGGGCGCCGCGCGATCTCGGTGGTGACTCAGGGGCGGGGGACAGCGGCGTAGAGGGGCGGGTCGAACCACGTCGGCAGGCCGCGACACAACCGTGA
- a CDS encoding dihydrodipicolinate reductase, which translates to MSDKYPVIVWGTGVVGKLVIRELLDHPVFELAAVLVHDPAKDGVDVGTLVGSHPTGLAATTDIDAALGTKGTVAYFGPTAQYALENIDNMSRALRSGHNIVSTAMTPWVYPQVCPPEMLADIKQACEDGQTSCFTTGIDPGFANDLFPMTLLGVGGRVDSVLVQELLDYQYYNGDFSMPMGLGAPMDQPAVLEIPEVLILAWGHTIPMIADAVGVKLDKIDTVYEKWATPTEIAYGAEPNTGTIEAGHCAAVRFEIRGWVGGKPKIVIEHVNRITNDTAPHWPRAQSVDNDAYRIEIKGSPNITQETVFRDERTGDGAIGGCLATGMRAINAIPAVIDAKPGFLTPLDLPLIAGQGTIRA; encoded by the coding sequence ATGAGTGATAAGTATCCCGTCATCGTTTGGGGCACAGGAGTTGTCGGCAAACTGGTGATCCGCGAGCTATTGGACCATCCGGTATTCGAGCTGGCTGCCGTGCTGGTGCACGATCCGGCCAAGGACGGTGTGGACGTCGGAACACTGGTTGGTAGCCATCCAACCGGACTGGCCGCCACCACCGACATCGATGCCGCGTTGGGCACCAAGGGCACGGTCGCGTACTTCGGGCCGACGGCACAGTACGCGCTGGAGAACATCGACAACATGTCACGGGCACTGCGCAGTGGGCACAACATCGTCTCCACCGCGATGACACCGTGGGTGTACCCGCAGGTGTGCCCACCCGAGATGCTCGCCGATATCAAACAGGCCTGCGAGGACGGCCAGACCTCCTGTTTCACCACCGGCATCGACCCCGGCTTCGCCAACGATCTGTTCCCCATGACCCTGCTCGGTGTGGGCGGACGGGTGGATTCTGTTCTGGTACAGGAACTCCTCGACTACCAGTACTACAACGGTGATTTCAGCATGCCGATGGGACTGGGCGCGCCCATGGATCAACCGGCAGTACTGGAAATCCCCGAGGTGCTGATCCTCGCGTGGGGCCACACCATTCCGATGATCGCCGACGCCGTTGGAGTCAAACTCGACAAGATCGATACCGTCTACGAAAAGTGGGCGACGCCAACCGAGATCGCCTACGGCGCGGAACCCAACACCGGCACCATCGAAGCGGGCCACTGTGCCGCGGTGCGGTTCGAGATCCGTGGCTGGGTGGGCGGTAAGCCAAAGATCGTCATCGAGCATGTCAACCGGATCACCAATGACACCGCACCGCATTGGCCGCGAGCCCAGTCGGTCGACAACGACGCCTACCGCATCGAGATCAAGGGCAGTCCGAACATCACCCAGGAGACGGTGTTCCGTGACGAACGCACCGGTGACGGCGCGATCGGTGGCTGCCTTGCCACCGGGATGCGGGCCATCAACGCCATACCAGCGGTCATCGACGCTAAACCGGGCTTCCTGACGCCACTGGATTTGCCGTTGATCGCGGGCCAAGGAACTATCCGCGCCTGA
- a CDS encoding putative glycolipid-binding domain-containing protein, whose translation MLTWRAHDASRMESTRVQLSGRRIRAHGRFVAGASEAHPAFSASYDLVTDETGSTNRLSLSTTVAERERQLSIARDEEGMWTVQNHEGATRSAFDGALDVDVVFSPFFNALPIRRTGLYQQEGSTVLPVVYVTLPDLVVSPATISYRNDGKGIKVVSPVADTTVTVDDEGFLLEYPGLAVRI comes from the coding sequence GTGCTGACCTGGCGTGCCCACGACGCGTCGCGCATGGAATCCACCCGGGTTCAACTATCGGGTCGGCGCATCCGCGCACACGGTCGTTTTGTGGCCGGTGCATCCGAGGCGCACCCCGCGTTCAGTGCCTCGTACGACCTGGTGACCGACGAGACGGGATCCACCAATCGGTTGTCCCTGTCGACCACCGTGGCCGAGCGGGAGCGGCAGCTGTCGATCGCCCGGGACGAAGAGGGCATGTGGACCGTGCAGAACCACGAGGGCGCGACACGCTCGGCCTTTGACGGCGCATTGGACGTCGACGTGGTGTTCAGCCCCTTCTTCAACGCGCTTCCGATCCGTCGCACGGGCCTTTACCAGCAAGAAGGCAGCACTGTGCTGCCGGTTGTCTACGTGACCCTGCCGGATTTGGTCGTCAGCCCCGCCACCATCAGCTACCGCAACGACGGTAAGGGCATCAAGGTGGTCTCGCCGGTCGCAGACACCACTGTCACCGTCGATGACGAGGGATTCCTGCTGGAGTACCCGGGGCTTGCTGTCCGGATTTAA
- a CDS encoding ABC transporter substrate-binding protein produces the protein MRRAARLFAAVMAAVVFSGCGSANPLGGGPLSGDLNTLIVGSADFPESKTVAELYTQILQTNGFDITRQLGIGSRETYIPAVKDHSIDLIADYTGNLLRYFDPEATATRPDDVELALLRKLDGDLDILSPSPASDADTLCVTRATADRWNLHSIADLAAHSEEVTVGAPSEFLHRSVGLAGLKANYGLDVPESRFVAISDGGGPATVRALLDGTITAANIFSTSPAIAEHDLVVLEDPKFTFPAGNLVPLVNAQKKSERLKKVLDALSARLTTEDLTRLNAEVSGNNGVDPKEAAQKWLTDKGFDKPIGN, from the coding sequence ATGCGCAGGGCCGCACGACTCTTCGCTGCCGTCATGGCAGCGGTTGTCTTCAGTGGCTGTGGCAGCGCCAATCCCCTGGGCGGAGGCCCGCTTTCGGGTGACCTCAATACCCTGATCGTCGGCTCGGCCGACTTCCCCGAATCTAAGACCGTGGCCGAGCTGTATACACAGATATTGCAGACCAATGGTTTTGACATCACCAGGCAGCTGGGCATCGGTAGCCGCGAGACCTACATCCCGGCGGTTAAAGACCATTCGATCGACCTGATCGCCGATTACACCGGAAATCTGCTGCGCTACTTCGATCCTGAGGCCACCGCCACCAGGCCCGATGATGTCGAGCTGGCGCTGCTGCGCAAGCTCGATGGCGATCTGGACATTCTGTCCCCATCACCGGCCTCGGACGCCGACACGCTGTGCGTCACCAGAGCCACCGCCGACCGATGGAATCTGCACTCCATCGCCGACCTCGCCGCGCACTCGGAGGAGGTAACAGTCGGTGCACCTTCGGAGTTCCTGCACCGCAGTGTCGGGTTGGCCGGCCTCAAGGCCAATTACGGCCTGGATGTTCCGGAATCGCGATTCGTGGCGATCAGCGATGGTGGCGGACCGGCGACGGTGCGGGCGCTGTTGGACGGAACGATCACCGCGGCCAACATATTCAGCACCTCGCCGGCCATCGCCGAGCATGACCTGGTGGTGCTCGAGGACCCCAAGTTCACCTTCCCGGCGGGCAATCTGGTGCCGTTGGTCAACGCGCAGAAGAAATCCGAGAGACTAAAGAAGGTGCTCGACGCGCTCTCCGCGCGTTTGACGACGGAGGATCTCACCAGGCTCAATGCCGAAGTCTCTGGTAACAACGGTGTCGACCCCAAGGAAGCTGCGCAGAAGTGGTTGACGGACAAAGGTTTCGACAAACCGATAGGGAACTGA
- a CDS encoding ABC transporter ATP-binding protein, which yields MITFESVTKKYPDGTTAVDDLTMHVDEGSFTVFVGPSGCGKTTSMRMINRMTDPTSGVLTVDGADVRTVDPVKLRLGIGYVIQNAGLMPHQRVVDNVATVPVLRGESRRAARKAALDVLARVGLDPKLASRYPAQLSGGQQQRVGVARALAADPPILLMDEPFSAVDPNVRDDLQAEMQRLQAELNKTIVFVTHDIDEAVKLGDKVAVFGPGGVLQQYDEPERVLSNPASDFVAGFIGRDRGYRGLQFREAGDLPLYEIRQIFESEVHDLILAPRSWVLVCNPDGTPFGWMDDAGAEVYRSGKSLYDSVIAGGSLFGPDGTLRQALDAALSSPSGFGVATDEDGRVRGGVRGDDVLIALDRQRRTGQR from the coding sequence GTGATCACCTTTGAGAGCGTCACCAAGAAGTACCCCGATGGGACCACCGCTGTCGATGATCTCACCATGCATGTTGACGAGGGTTCGTTCACGGTGTTCGTGGGGCCGTCGGGCTGCGGCAAGACCACCTCGATGCGGATGATCAACCGGATGACCGACCCGACGTCCGGGGTACTGACTGTCGACGGGGCAGATGTCCGCACCGTGGATCCGGTCAAACTGCGGTTGGGCATCGGCTATGTCATTCAGAACGCGGGCCTGATGCCGCACCAGCGCGTCGTCGACAATGTGGCGACGGTGCCGGTGTTGCGCGGCGAATCCCGGCGTGCTGCACGCAAGGCGGCTCTTGATGTTCTGGCACGGGTGGGGCTCGATCCAAAATTGGCCAGTCGTTACCCGGCACAGCTCTCGGGAGGTCAACAACAACGTGTCGGTGTGGCGCGTGCCCTCGCTGCCGATCCGCCGATCCTGTTGATGGATGAGCCATTTAGCGCCGTCGACCCGAATGTGCGTGATGACCTGCAGGCCGAGATGCAGCGCCTGCAGGCCGAACTCAACAAGACCATCGTCTTCGTGACGCACGATATCGACGAGGCCGTCAAGCTCGGGGACAAGGTGGCGGTTTTCGGGCCGGGCGGCGTGCTGCAGCAGTATGACGAGCCAGAAAGGGTGTTATCCAACCCGGCAAGCGATTTCGTCGCCGGCTTCATCGGCCGTGACCGTGGCTATCGAGGCCTGCAGTTTCGTGAGGCGGGCGATCTGCCGTTGTACGAGATCAGGCAGATCTTTGAATCGGAGGTCCATGACCTCATTCTCGCTCCGCGCAGCTGGGTGCTTGTCTGCAATCCCGACGGCACGCCGTTCGGCTGGATGGACGACGCTGGGGCAGAGGTCTATCGGTCCGGAAAATCTTTGTACGACAGCGTGATCGCTGGAGGATCGTTGTTCGGACCGGACGGGACGTTGCGGCAGGCACTGGATGCTGCCCTGTCCTCGCCGTCGGGATTTGGTGTGGCCACCGATGAAGACGGCCGCGTTCGCGGCGGCGTCCGCGGGGATGACGTGCTCATCGCGCTGGATAGGCAACGCCGTACCGGGCAGCGGTGA
- a CDS encoding prephenate dehydrogenase yields the protein MNAAEHDHQHPPICVLGLGLIGGSLVRAATAAGRHVWGYNRSAEGTEAARAAGFDATTDLGLALRRARNAQALIVLAVPVPALSALLSRIAELAPECPLTDVTSVKSAVLQQVSEHGLAQRFVGGHPMAGTTESGWGAGDAKLFRDATWVVSVDDDVDPQVFAQVTRLALDCGSVVVPARSDEHDAAAAAISHLPHLLAEALAVTADGVPLAYSLAAGSFRDGTRVAATDPSLVRAMCESNPHGVLPALEEAMALLAATWNTLNAENSVELLVEAGYAARQRYEAHTRFDISGVSRADADWRERLAEAGRQGGVLRLVP from the coding sequence GTGAACGCCGCCGAACACGACCACCAACACCCCCCGATCTGCGTACTTGGCCTCGGGCTCATCGGCGGATCCCTGGTCCGCGCGGCCACCGCCGCGGGGCGCCACGTATGGGGGTACAACCGCTCCGCCGAGGGCACCGAGGCCGCGCGGGCGGCCGGTTTCGATGCCACCACCGACCTGGGCCTGGCGCTGCGGCGCGCGCGCAACGCCCAGGCACTCATCGTGCTCGCGGTGCCGGTTCCGGCCCTGTCTGCGCTGCTGAGCCGCATCGCAGAGCTGGCCCCGGAATGTCCGCTCACTGATGTCACCAGCGTGAAATCGGCTGTACTGCAACAGGTATCCGAGCACGGTTTGGCACAGCGATTCGTCGGTGGCCATCCCATGGCAGGCACAACAGAGTCGGGCTGGGGCGCCGGAGACGCCAAACTTTTCCGCGACGCGACATGGGTCGTCAGCGTTGACGACGACGTCGATCCGCAGGTGTTCGCACAGGTGACTCGGCTGGCCCTGGACTGCGGGTCGGTGGTGGTTCCGGCCCGCTCGGATGAGCACGATGCGGCCGCCGCGGCCATCTCACACCTGCCACACCTGCTCGCCGAAGCCCTGGCCGTCACCGCCGACGGGGTGCCGCTGGCCTACTCACTGGCCGCCGGATCCTTCCGGGACGGCACGCGGGTCGCCGCCACCGACCCGTCACTGGTACGCGCCATGTGTGAATCGAATCCGCACGGCGTGCTGCCGGCCCTGGAGGAGGCCATGGCGCTGCTGGCGGCGACGTGGAACACCCTAAACGCGGAGAATTCGGTCGAGCTGCTGGTGGAGGCGGGCTACGCCGCGCGGCAACGCTACGAGGCGCACACGCGGTTCGACATCAGCGGCGTCAGCCGAGCGGACGCCGACTGGCGTGAGCGGCTCGCCGAGGCCGGACGGCAGGGTGGAGTGCTGCGGCTCGTCCCTTAA
- a CDS encoding nucleoside deaminase: protein MTFPDDEALIRAALVAAGQAGADDVPIGAVIYAADGTELARAANARERLGDPTAHAEVLALREAAAKHGDGWRLEGSTLAVTVEPCTMCAGALVLARVGRVVFGAWEPKTGAVGSLWDVVRDRRQAHRPEVRGGVLAEECAALLENFFAAKR from the coding sequence GTGACGTTTCCCGATGACGAGGCGCTGATTCGCGCCGCATTGGTGGCCGCCGGACAGGCCGGTGCTGATGATGTGCCGATCGGTGCGGTGATCTACGCCGCGGACGGTACCGAATTGGCGCGCGCCGCCAATGCTCGTGAACGCCTGGGTGATCCGACGGCGCATGCGGAGGTTCTCGCCCTGCGTGAGGCCGCCGCGAAACATGGCGACGGCTGGCGGCTGGAGGGCTCGACGCTGGCGGTGACCGTTGAACCGTGCACCATGTGCGCGGGGGCCTTGGTGCTGGCGCGCGTCGGCCGGGTGGTGTTCGGGGCGTGGGAGCCCAAAACCGGGGCCGTGGGATCGCTGTGGGATGTGGTGCGTGACCGGCGCCAGGCCCATCGTCCCGAGGTGCGCGGCGGCGTGCTTGCCGAGGAATGCGCGGCCCTGCTCGAGAACTTCTTCGCGGCTAAAAGGTAA
- a CDS encoding ABC transporter permease yields MRYLFTHLGDAWQLSLIHMRLSLVPILIGLAIAIPCGALIHRHRAVRRVTTVIASIVFTIPSLALFVALPLIIPTRILDEANVMVALTLYTTALLIRAVPEALDAIAPQVRDAATAVGYRPLARLVRVELPLSIPVLVAGLRVVAVTNISMVSVGSVIGIGGLGTWFTEGYQANKSSQIIAGIVAIFLLAVIVDSLLVVLGRAATPWTRAAKVVGAR; encoded by the coding sequence ATGCGTTATCTCTTTACTCATCTCGGCGATGCCTGGCAGCTGTCACTGATTCATATGCGGCTGTCATTGGTCCCCATTCTCATCGGATTGGCCATCGCGATTCCGTGCGGCGCACTGATTCACCGGCACCGGGCGGTGCGGCGGGTTACCACGGTGATCGCCAGCATTGTGTTCACCATTCCCTCACTGGCGCTGTTCGTGGCGTTGCCGCTCATCATTCCCACCCGGATCCTCGACGAGGCCAACGTGATGGTGGCGCTGACCCTGTACACCACGGCGCTGCTCATTCGGGCCGTGCCCGAAGCGCTCGACGCTATTGCTCCCCAGGTACGTGACGCGGCCACCGCGGTGGGGTACCGCCCGCTGGCACGCCTCGTCCGCGTCGAACTCCCGCTGTCGATTCCGGTTCTTGTTGCAGGCCTGAGAGTTGTTGCTGTCACCAATATTTCGATGGTCTCGGTAGGGTCGGTAATCGGCATCGGCGGCCTGGGCACCTGGTTCACCGAGGGCTACCAGGCCAACAAGAGCAGCCAGATCATCGCCGGAATCGTTGCGATCTTCCTGCTGGCGGTCATCGTGGATTCACTCCTGGTTGTTCTCGGCCGCGCTGCCACGCCGTGGACCAGAGCGGCGAAAGTCGTGGGTGCACGATGA
- a CDS encoding tRNA adenosine deaminase-associated protein, which produces MDAQRAKAAGPSAESLEGFGVAVVREEGRWRVTSLKAGALTDLAAAETELRELRSAGAVFGLLDVDEEFFIIIRPAPSGTHLLISDATAAVDYDIAVEVLDRLNIPVPELDSDELDEVDPWEEGDLGLLSDIGLPEPVLSVILSETDLYPDEQLGMIAARMGFADEFGAVLDKLDR; this is translated from the coding sequence ATGGACGCACAACGTGCCAAGGCCGCAGGGCCCAGCGCCGAAAGCCTGGAGGGCTTCGGCGTGGCCGTCGTTCGTGAAGAGGGCCGCTGGCGGGTGACATCGTTGAAGGCTGGGGCGCTTACCGATTTGGCGGCGGCGGAAACCGAGTTACGTGAATTGCGCAGCGCTGGTGCAGTGTTCGGCCTGCTGGATGTTGACGAGGAATTCTTCATCATCATCCGCCCGGCGCCTTCGGGAACGCACCTGCTGATTTCGGACGCCACGGCGGCGGTTGACTATGACATTGCCGTCGAGGTGCTCGACAGGCTGAATATTCCTGTCCCGGAGCTCGATTCCGATGAGCTGGACGAAGTCGATCCGTGGGAGGAAGGCGATTTGGGCCTGCTCTCCGATATCGGGCTGCCCGAGCCGGTGCTCAGTGTGATTCTCAGCGAGACCGATCTTTACCCCGATGAGCAGCTCGGCATGATCGCCGCACGTATGGGCTTTGCCGATGAGTTCGGTGCGGTGCTCGACAAGCTGGATCGGTGA
- a CDS encoding winged helix-turn-helix transcriptional regulator translates to MGASYYQFCPVAKAMELLDERWTLLIVRELLLGSEHFNDIRRGVPRMSPTLLSKRLDRLVRAGIAERHDNRYVPTDAGRELRPIVEMLSQWGIRWIGEIGDEDLDPKLLLWDMRRHVIGSAVPEGRTVLHFRFGDVTADKRHWWLIITPEAADLCDADPGFDANIGVTAQLRSLTRVWRGDSAWSDALRSGEVAFSGPSRLCRGLPTWFDPPLYAAVPRP, encoded by the coding sequence ATGGGTGCGTCGTATTACCAATTCTGCCCCGTCGCCAAGGCTATGGAGCTGCTCGACGAGCGCTGGACTCTGCTGATCGTGCGTGAATTACTCCTCGGCAGTGAGCATTTCAACGATATTCGGCGCGGAGTGCCCCGCATGTCCCCGACCCTGCTGTCCAAGAGGCTGGACCGGCTGGTGCGCGCCGGGATCGCCGAACGTCACGACAACCGCTACGTACCCACGGACGCTGGCCGTGAGCTGCGCCCCATCGTCGAGATGTTGAGCCAGTGGGGGATCCGGTGGATCGGTGAGATCGGGGACGAGGATCTGGACCCCAAGCTGCTGCTCTGGGATATGCGCCGTCACGTCATCGGCAGCGCGGTCCCCGAGGGCCGCACCGTGCTGCACTTCCGCTTCGGCGACGTCACCGCCGACAAGCGGCACTGGTGGCTCATCATCACGCCCGAGGCTGCCGACCTTTGCGATGCCGACCCGGGCTTCGACGCGAACATCGGCGTGACGGCTCAGCTCCGCAGCCTGACTCGAGTGTGGCGCGGAGACTCCGCGTGGTCGGATGCGTTGCGCTCCGGTGAGGTGGCCTTCAGCGGGCCGTCACGGTTGTGTCGCGGCCTGCCGACGTGGTTCGACCCGCCCCTCTACGCCGCTGTCCCCCGCCCCTGA